ACGCCACGACAGCTCGTGGAAATCAATGGCCTTCCGCTCGACAAGATCGAAGCAACGGCGGATGGTGGCTTGAAGCTCGGTGCGCTGACGCGCAACACCTTCGTGGCGAATCATGCCGATGTTGTGCAGCGTTATCCGGTGCTGTCGCAGGCGATTCTGAGCGGCGCGTCCACGCAGCTGCGCAACATGGCGACGACCGCAGGCAATCTGCTGCAGAAAACTCGCTGTGTCTACTATCGCGACACCGCGTATGCCTGCAACAAGCGTCAGCCGGGCAGCGGATGCTCGGCGATCGGCGGCCACAATCGCATGATGGCGATTCTCGGCACGAGCGATAAGTGCATCGCGAGCAATCCGTCCGACCAGAACGTCGCGCTGATGGCGCTCGACGCTACCGTGCACATCAGCGGCACGAAGGGCGAGCGTACGGTGCCGATCACCTCGTTTTATACGTTGCCTGGCAACACGCCTGATCGTGAAACGGTGCTGGAGCCCGGCGATCTGATCACGCATGTCAGCATTCCTGCATTGCCTGCGGGCGCGAAGAGCCTGTACCTCAAGCTACGCGATCGCGCGTCGTACGAGTTCGCGCTGGCGTCCGCAGCCGTAGTCCTGAAGACCAGCAACGGCCACATCGACTTCGTGCGCGTAGCGTTGGGCGGAGTCGGTGCGGTGCCCTGGCGCAGCCGAGAAGCGGAACACGCCCTGCATGGGAAAGCGGCCACCGCAGCGAACTTCCGCCATGCCGCAGAGATCGCGCTGCATGGTGCACGCCCTCAGTCACAAAACGGATTCAAGGTAGAGCTTGCCAAGCGCTGCCTTACTCACGCTCTCACCCAGGCAATCGCCTAAGCGAGGAACAAGATATGTTTGCGACGCAGAACCCGCAGCAGCAAGCGTCTCAGCCGGTCACGGAAAGCAATGTGATCGGCAAACCGACTCCGCGCATCGATGGTCCGCTGAAGACGACCGGGAGCGCGATGTACGCTTCGGATTATCACTTCCCGGACCTGGCTTACGCATGGCCCGTTACCGCTACGATTGCGAGCGGCAACATTACGAGCATCGACAGCTCCGCCGCTCGTAAGATGCCGGGCGTACTGGCGGTGTATACGCATGAGGATATCGGCACGCTCTACCGCACACCTCCGGCCGCGGGCTTCAGCATGATCATCGACGAGAAGCGACCGCCGCTGGAAGATAACGTGGTGCGCTACTACGGCCAGTATGTTGCGGTGGCCGTAGCGCAGACGATGGAGCAGGCACGCGCCGCCGCTGAAGCTGTGAAGGTGAGCTACAGCAAGACGCCCCATGACACGAGCGAACCCGTGCTTGGTACGCCGGTGGCGACGAACAGCAAGAAGAACATCACGAAGCGCGGAGATGCCGCCGCAGCGTTCGCAACAGGCGCGGTGAAGCACGATGCAAGCTACTCCACGCCTGCAGAGACGCATAATCCCATTGAGCTTCATGCGTCGGTGGCCGTGTATGAGGACGGTAAGTTCACGCTCTACGAGACCTCGCAGGCCGTGATGAATCATCGCGATGTGATGGCTGCGATGCTCGGCGTTCCGCCGGAGAATGTGAAGGTCATCACGAAGTTTCTGGGCTCGGGCTTTGGCGGCAAGCTGTGGCCGTGGCCTCATGCACTGCTCGCGGCTTCTTGTGCGCGCAATCTGCAGCGGCCGGTGAAGCTGGTGGTCTCACGCAGCATGATGTTCCAGAGCGTGGGCCATCGGCCGGCGATCGATCAACGTATCCAACTCGCTGCCGACTCCACGGGTAAGCTGCAGTCGATCGAACAGGAGTACGTGAACCACACCAGCATCCTCGACGACTATGACGAAGGCTGCGGCGAAGCGACGGGCTTCCTTTACTCCTGCCCCAACGTGCTCGTGAAGGGCGGGCTCGCGCGCCGTAACGTTGGCACGCCAACATCGATGCGCGGACCCGGCGCGGTGCCTGGGCTGTACGCGCTGGAGAGCGCTATGGATGAACTCGCGCTCAAGCTGAAGGTCGACCCAATCGCGCTCCGCTTGATGAACGAGCCGAGCAAAGATGAGAGCTCCGGACAGGAGTTCTCTTCGCGCCACTTGAAGGAGTGCCTCACCGTTGGCGCGGAGAAATTCGGATGGTCAAAGCGCAATCCGACCGTAGGCTCGATGAAGAACGCGGATGGAACCATCGTGGGCTGGGGCGTAGCCGCGTGCACGTGGATCGCCGCGCGCATGGAAGCCGAAGCCGCGGTGGAACTGTTGCAGGACGGCACGGCTCGGGTGGCTTGTGGCACGCAGGATATCGGCACGGGCACCTACACCGTCGTGGGGCAGGTGGTTGCGCATGAGACGGGGTTGCCGCTGGAGAAGATCGATGTCGTGATCGGCGACTCGTCGCTCCCTCCTGGCCCCGTGAGCGGTGGATCGTGGGCGACCGCGTCGATGACTCCTGCAGTGCTGCAAGCTGCGCAGAAGGCGGTGCAGGCGCTCGTGGGCCTTGCGACGAAGGCGACCGGCTCCCCTTTCATGGGCAAGAACACTGGTGACCTTGAATACGTCGACGGCATGGTGCGCCTGAAGGCTGATCCGTCTCATCAGATCGCGTTCGGCGATCTGCTGAAGCTGACGAAGGTGAATGCGGTGAGCGGTAAGGGCAGCGCTCAAGGCACATTGGGCAATCCGCAAACGAAGTATTCGTTTCACAGCTACGGTGCGCAGTTTGCGGAGGTAACGTGGCAGCCTGAGATTGCGCGCCTGCGTGTAAGTCGTGTCGTCACCGTCATCGATGCCGGTCGGATGCTGAATCCGAAGGCTGCGCGCAACCAGATTGAAGGGGCGGTGGTGATGGGCGTCGGCATGGCCATGCTCGAGGCGACCGAGTACGACCAACGCAGCGGCGCTCCGATCAACGCGAGCCTCGCAGATTACATCGTGGCGGTGAACGCAGACCATCCGGAGATTGACGTTACATTCCTCGATTACCCCGACTACAAGCTGAACGCCCTGGGCGCGCGTGGTGTCGGCGAAATCGGCCTCGCCGGTATCGCTGCAGCGATTGCGAACGCGGTACATCATGCAACGGGCAAGCGCGTGCGCAACCTACCCATCAAAATCGAAGACCTGCTGGCTTAGCTTGATGCAGCAAACGCCCAGACCATGGATGGTCTGGGCGTTTGTTTGTAGGCACTGAACGCTGCGCTAGTACGACAGACCAAAGCCACGCTTGAAGAGCGGGTTCGCATCATCGTCCGGCAGGTCACTCTTCTGCGCCGCGACGGCTTCCGGAGAGCTGGGCAGGTTGAACGGCAGATGCCCCTGCGGATGCAACTGTCCTGTGAGCAGCTTCAGCAGCGGAGCGTCGCCGATACCGAAGTCGCCGATGACAGCAGTTGCGTGCGGCAGCACATTTGTCAGGATCAGCGGGCGCTCGAGTGTCGTCACAAAGATCGTCGGTGTGCGCTCGCTGATGCTGAGCAGCTTGGCATATGCTTCGTCGCTCGTTGCGAAGGCCAGTCGGCCTTCGTGCTGACGCGAGCCGAAGAAGTATTGCGTATGTTCGCTCTGATACGGCGCGGGAGCACGCACGATCGCAACCTCTGCCTGTGATGGGTCATCCACGACCGTTAGCCCGATGGCCTTCGCAGCTTCGGGCTTGATGCCATACAGATAGACCTTGGTGGCGGCAGCAAGCGGCAACGTCTGCTTGCCGTGCGCCGCTTTATTCTGCAGCACGACAGCTGCGGCGGCCTGCGCCTGTTCGCCTTCAGCAACGAACTTCGCGTTGCCAGCGATCACGCTGGCCTTCGCTTCATCCACATACGGCTGCTCGAAGAGCCCCATCTGAAACTTCTGCACGAGGATCGCAAACGCCGCGGCGTTCACACGCTCTTGCGAGATCAGCTTCTTGTGCACCGCGTCCACGATCAGGTCAGACTCTTCGGTGCCACCCAACTGGTCCACACCAGCGTTGATCGCCTTCACGAAGCGCTGCTCATGCGTCAGATCGCCGACGCCCCAGGACATGCCGATGTCAGCAGGCGTC
Above is a genomic segment from Granulicella cerasi containing:
- a CDS encoding FAD binding domain-containing protein produces the protein MQPFELITPASVPDAVKAQAAASTAQQGAPVRFIAGGTNLVDYMKLNVETPRQLVEINGLPLDKIEATADGGLKLGALTRNTFVANHADVVQRYPVLSQAILSGASTQLRNMATTAGNLLQKTRCVYYRDTAYACNKRQPGSGCSAIGGHNRMMAILGTSDKCIASNPSDQNVALMALDATVHISGTKGERTVPITSFYTLPGNTPDRETVLEPGDLITHVSIPALPAGAKSLYLKLRDRASYEFALASAAVVLKTSNGHIDFVRVALGGVGAVPWRSREAEHALHGKAATAANFRHAAEIALHGARPQSQNGFKVELAKRCLTHALTQAIA
- a CDS encoding xanthine dehydrogenase family protein molybdopterin-binding subunit yields the protein MFATQNPQQQASQPVTESNVIGKPTPRIDGPLKTTGSAMYASDYHFPDLAYAWPVTATIASGNITSIDSSAARKMPGVLAVYTHEDIGTLYRTPPAAGFSMIIDEKRPPLEDNVVRYYGQYVAVAVAQTMEQARAAAEAVKVSYSKTPHDTSEPVLGTPVATNSKKNITKRGDAAAAFATGAVKHDASYSTPAETHNPIELHASVAVYEDGKFTLYETSQAVMNHRDVMAAMLGVPPENVKVITKFLGSGFGGKLWPWPHALLAASCARNLQRPVKLVVSRSMMFQSVGHRPAIDQRIQLAADSTGKLQSIEQEYVNHTSILDDYDEGCGEATGFLYSCPNVLVKGGLARRNVGTPTSMRGPGAVPGLYALESAMDELALKLKVDPIALRLMNEPSKDESSGQEFSSRHLKECLTVGAEKFGWSKRNPTVGSMKNADGTIVGWGVAACTWIAARMEAEAAVELLQDGTARVACGTQDIGTGTYTVVGQVVAHETGLPLEKIDVVIGDSSLPPGPVSGGSWATASMTPAVLQAAQKAVQALVGLATKATGSPFMGKNTGDLEYVDGMVRLKADPSHQIAFGDLLKLTKVNAVSGKGSAQGTLGNPQTKYSFHSYGAQFAEVTWQPEIARLRVSRVVTVIDAGRMLNPKAARNQIEGAVVMGVGMAMLEATEYDQRSGAPINASLADYIVAVNADHPEIDVTFLDYPDYKLNALGARGVGEIGLAGIAAAIANAVHHATGKRVRNLPIKIEDLLA